The Lipingzhangella halophila genome segment GAGGTCCTGGTGCCGCACGTCCTCGGCCGCGCGGGGTTGGCCGAGCTGCTGGAAAATCCACCCGCCTGGGAGGTGATCGCCGAGCACACCGACCTGGTGGTGTCCTTCGGCGGGCTGCGGGTCTCCAACACCTGGAACTCCGCGGGCGGCCGGGCCGCGCAGACCGCGGAGCCCGCCATGCGCACCGCCGCCCGGAACGGGGTGCGCTTCGTCTCGGTCAGTCCGCTGCGCGACGACACCCCCGACGGCGTCGACGCCGAGTGGCTGCCCGCGGCCCCGGGCACCGACACCGCCATCATGTTCGCCCTGGCGCACGTGCTCCTCACCGAAGGGCTCGCCGACACCGCGTTCCTGGACCGCTACACCGTGGGCGCGGACCACCTGCGGCGCTACGTGCTGGGCGAGACCGACGGCACCCCCAAGGACCCCGAGTGGGCCGCCGAGCTGAGCGGCCTGCCCGCCGCGACGCTGCGCGAGCTCGCCCGGCGGATGGCGGCCGGCCGCACACTGCTCAACGTCGGATGGTCGGTGCAGCGCACCCGGCACGGTGAGCAGCCGTTGTGGGCAGGGATCGCGCTCGCGGCCTTCCTCGGCCAGATCGGCCTGCCCGGCGGGGGCTTCGCCGCCGGCTACGGGTCGACCGGCCGCTACGGGGGCGGCGCCACCCCCGGCGGGCTGCCGCGCCTGCCCCAGGGGAGCAACCCCGTTGACGAGTTCATCCCCGTCGCGCGGGTCGCCGACATGCTGCTGCACCCCGGGCCCGGCGGTGTGTACGAGTACAACGGCGAGCTCCGCCGCTACCCCGACATCCGGCTGGTGGCCTGGTCGGGCGGGAACCCGTTCCACCACCACCAGGACCTGGAGCGGCTGTCCTGCGCCTTCGCCCGGCCCGAGACCGTGCTCGTGGTCGAGACCCACTGGACCGCGACCGCGCGGCACGCCGACATCGTGCTGCCGTCCACGACCGCGCTGGAACGCGACGACATCGTCGCCAGCCGGGGCGACCTGCGGCTGCGCGCGGCGCCCCGCGCCGTGTCCCCGCACGGTCAGGCGCGGGACGAGTACGACGTCTACGCCGACCTGGCCCGGCGGCTCGGCGTGCGCCACGCCTTCACCGAGGGGCGCACATCGGGGGAGTGGCTGCGGCACATGTACGAGACGTGGCGCGGCGGGCAAAGGGCGCCGTTGCCGGGGTTCGGCGAGTTCTGGGCGGCTGGGACGGTGGACCTCCCGGGCAGGGTCCACCCGAGCGCGGTCCTCGCCGAGTTCCGGCGCGATCCCGACTCCGTTCCGCTGGGGACCCCGAGCGGCCGGATCGAGCTGTACTCCGAGACGATCGCCGGGTTCGGCTACGCCGAGTGCCCCGGTCACCCGGTGTGGCTGCCCGAAGAGGGGGAGCGGCTCCGGTCGCTGGAATCAGGCACGTCGCCGCTGCTGCTCATCGCCAACCAGCCCGGCACCAAGCTGCACAGCCAGCAGGACATGGGCGCGTACAGCCGCGCGGGCAAGATCGGCGAGCGCGCCCCGATCCGGCTGCACCCCGATGACGCCGCCGCTCGCGGGCTCGCGCCGGGCGACATCGTGCGGGTGTCCAACGCCCGCGGCTCCTGCCTGGCCGGTGCGGAGATCAGCGACGCGCTCCGCCAGGGGGTCGCGCAGCTGTCCACCGGGGCCTGGTACGACCCCTCGGCGCCCGATGTGAGCTGCGCCCACGGCAACCCGAACGTGCTGACCGAGGACATCGGAACCTCGCGCCTCAGCCAGGGGTGCACCGGCCAGCACGTCCGGGTCGAGGTCGAGGCCTACGAGGGCGCCCCGCCCCCGGTCCGCGCCTTCGAACCGCCGCGGCTCGCGCCCGGCAGCACCGGCGGGCAGGCCCCGGTGGCCGGCGAGCCGGGCGGAACACCGCGCTAGGAGACGTACTGCTCAGCGAACTCGGCCGTGGGCGCGATGGGCATGATCACATCGATCAGGACACCGTTCGGGTCGGCGACGATGAAGTGCCGCTGCCCGAAGTCCTCACTGCGCAGCGGCAGTTCCGGGGCCAGGCCGCCTTCGGTCACAAGCCGCTGGTACTCGGCGTCGGCGTCGGCCACCTCGAAGTTCAGTAGCAGCCCTGCCACGGGTGTCCGGTACGGCTCGGGGAGCGTCTCGTGGGTGTGGTCCAGGATCGCCAGCTCGTACGGCGGCGGTCCGGGCCGGCGCAGGCTCACGTACCAGTCGGCCTCGAATACCGTCTCGAAGCCGAAGTGCTGGCCGTAGAAATCCCTGGTCTCAGCCACCTGGCGGGTGCAGATGACCGGGTAGAAGCTGGTCAGGCTCATGAGGACCCCATTCGGATTAACGCGTACCATCGGTATGTATTTTACGTTAAACACGTACCATTGGTATGTCAACAGGAGGGCGGGCTACCTCGATGACGGCGGACCACTCAGCCGGCGCGGACGCGGCGGACCCGGCACCCCGCACGAAGGCGCAGCAGCGCGAGGCGACTATGCGGGAGCTGATCGCCGCGGGCAGGGAGCTGTTCGCACGCAACGGGTTCGGTGCGGTGAGCCTCGCGGAGCTCACCCAGCGCGCCGGAGTGACCAAGGGCGCGCTCTACCACCACTTCGGAAGCAAGATGGGCCTGTTCCGCGCCGTGGTCGCCGAGGTGCAGTACGACGTCGGGGCGCGGGTCGCGGCCGCGGCGGAGGCGACGCCGGACCCGTGGACGCGGCTGACCTCCGGGTGTGCGGCGTTCCTCGCCGCGAGCTCGGACCGCGAGGTGCAGCAGATCATGCTCGTCGACGGCCCGGCGGTGCTGGGGTGGAGCGAGTGGCGCGCCATGGACGAGGCCGCGTCCGAGCGGCACCTGACCGAGGCCCTCACCGAACTGGTCGAGGACGGCACGATCGCGCACCAGCCGGTGCGCCCCCTTGTCCACCTGCTGTCGGGTGCGATGAACGAGGCCGCGCTGTGGCTCGCGCGGTCGGGAGATCCCAAGGACCTCAGCGATACGGTCGCCGCGCTGACGCGGCTGCTGGAGTCGCTGCGTGCCGAGGGTGCGCCTGGGCCCGGGCCGGCAGGCCAGTGACGCGTCCCGGGGCCCGAAATTCAGTGGACCCCCGGCCAGCGCGCTGCGAGCCTTCCGGTAGACCCTTTTCCGGCACGCGAGATGGGGGCACGTTATGGCGCTTGCGGCGCTGAGTGGCGAAGAGGTCGAGCGGTTCGTCGCCGACGGTTTCGTGAAGCTGGCGGGCGCCTTCCCGCGGGAGCTCGCCGACGAGGGGCGCGCGATGCTGTGGAAAGCCACCGGCAAGGACCCCGACGATCCCACCACCTGGACCGCCCCCGTTGTCCGGCTGGGTGGCTTCGGCCACCGGCCGTTCTACCTCGCCGCGAACACGGACCGGCTGCACTGCGCCTACGACCAGTTGGTCGGGCGCGGGCGCTGGGTCGAGCCCAACGGGTTGGGCACCTTCCCCATCCGCTTCCCGCACCCCGACGACCCGGGCGACACCGGCTGGCACGTCGACGCCGGGTTCCATATCGCGGAGGACGAGAGCGACGGGCCCCTCGACTACGCCGCGCTCGACATCGCGGGCTACCGGACCAACATCTACTCCCGGAACCGAGCGCTGCTCATGCTGTTCCTGTTCTCCGACGTCGGCGAGGACGACGCTCCCACCCGCGTCCGGGTGGGCTCGCACCTCGACCTCCCACCGCTGCTGGAGCCGTTCGGCGAGAAGGGGATCAACATCGACGTGGACGCGCCGACCGCGCACCGCCCGGTGGCGCTGGCGACCGGCCGGGCCGGCGACGTCTACCTCTGCCATCCGTTCCTGGCGCACGCGGCGCAGCCGCACCGGGGGAGCACCCCCAAGTTCATGGCCCAGCCACCGCTCGACCCCGCGGACGAACTGCGCCTGAAGCGGCCGCCGTTCGTCCCGTACTCTCCGGTGGAGCGGGCCGTGCTCCGGGGTCTGGGGCGCGAGTAACCGCGCCGCGCCGCTGGGAGCGAACGGCCGGGCCGGACTTCCGGCCCGGCCGTTCGCTCTTCTGGCGGAAACAGCGGTGAGCCTTCCCAGAAACTAGTGTCTCATATACCATATATCGCATGCGGGTCATGACGCAGGTCACACTGGCGCGGGTATGCCCTCCACCAGGGTGGGGGTCGGCGCGTGCACCGCAATGCGGCCCGCTCCGGGCCATACTGGCGTGCCAGACGCTAGTGAGAGGTACCAGTACCGATGACGACAGGCTTCGAGCAGATGGAACAGGCGAAGGGAACCAGCCGTGCGGGGGCCTTGCCCGCGCTGACCTTTCAGGGGTCGCGCGCCCAGGTGGTCGCGGACGCGATCCGCAAGGCGATCCTCTCCGGGCAGCTGGAACCCGGCCAGCAGCTCGTGGAACGCGAGCTCTCCGAACTCTTCGGGGTCTCCAAGACCCCGGTACGCGAGGCGCTAATCGGGCTCGTCGGGTCGGGGCTGGTCGACCAGAACCAGTACCGGGGCATGACCGTG includes the following:
- a CDS encoding molybdopterin-dependent oxidoreductase, with translation MDGSDPEGAATYRRASAHWGDYQVLVAGDRVVGARPDPDDPAPAPLLENAPDAQHHPTRVATPAVRRRWLDNGPGPDDRRGAPDDEYLAVDWETALDLLAGEFDRVRREHGNTAVYGGSYGWASAGRFHHSQSQLHRLLNTIGGYTASRDTYSHAAIEVLVPHVLGRAGLAELLENPPAWEVIAEHTDLVVSFGGLRVSNTWNSAGGRAAQTAEPAMRTAARNGVRFVSVSPLRDDTPDGVDAEWLPAAPGTDTAIMFALAHVLLTEGLADTAFLDRYTVGADHLRRYVLGETDGTPKDPEWAAELSGLPAATLRELARRMAAGRTLLNVGWSVQRTRHGEQPLWAGIALAAFLGQIGLPGGGFAAGYGSTGRYGGGATPGGLPRLPQGSNPVDEFIPVARVADMLLHPGPGGVYEYNGELRRYPDIRLVAWSGGNPFHHHQDLERLSCAFARPETVLVVETHWTATARHADIVLPSTTALERDDIVASRGDLRLRAAPRAVSPHGQARDEYDVYADLARRLGVRHAFTEGRTSGEWLRHMYETWRGGQRAPLPGFGEFWAAGTVDLPGRVHPSAVLAEFRRDPDSVPLGTPSGRIELYSETIAGFGYAECPGHPVWLPEEGERLRSLESGTSPLLLIANQPGTKLHSQQDMGAYSRAGKIGERAPIRLHPDDAAARGLAPGDIVRVSNARGSCLAGAEISDALRQGVAQLSTGAWYDPSAPDVSCAHGNPNVLTEDIGTSRLSQGCTGQHVRVEVEAYEGAPPPVRAFEPPRLAPGSTGGQAPVAGEPGGTPR
- a CDS encoding VOC family protein; this encodes MSLTSFYPVICTRQVAETRDFYGQHFGFETVFEADWYVSLRRPGPPPYELAILDHTHETLPEPYRTPVAGLLLNFEVADADAEYQRLVTEGGLAPELPLRSEDFGQRHFIVADPNGVLIDVIMPIAPTAEFAEQYVS
- a CDS encoding TetR/AcrR family transcriptional regulator, whose translation is MTADHSAGADAADPAPRTKAQQREATMRELIAAGRELFARNGFGAVSLAELTQRAGVTKGALYHHFGSKMGLFRAVVAEVQYDVGARVAAAAEATPDPWTRLTSGCAAFLAASSDREVQQIMLVDGPAVLGWSEWRAMDEAASERHLTEALTELVEDGTIAHQPVRPLVHLLSGAMNEAALWLARSGDPKDLSDTVAALTRLLESLRAEGAPGPGPAGQ
- a CDS encoding phytanoyl-CoA dioxygenase family protein, coding for MALAALSGEEVERFVADGFVKLAGAFPRELADEGRAMLWKATGKDPDDPTTWTAPVVRLGGFGHRPFYLAANTDRLHCAYDQLVGRGRWVEPNGLGTFPIRFPHPDDPGDTGWHVDAGFHIAEDESDGPLDYAALDIAGYRTNIYSRNRALLMLFLFSDVGEDDAPTRVRVGSHLDLPPLLEPFGEKGINIDVDAPTAHRPVALATGRAGDVYLCHPFLAHAAQPHRGSTPKFMAQPPLDPADELRLKRPPFVPYSPVERAVLRGLGRE